A genomic window from Camelina sativa cultivar DH55 chromosome 2, Cs, whole genome shotgun sequence includes:
- the LOC104727263 gene encoding WD repeat-containing protein RUP1-like: MEALFCSEIPNNNIRSSINDLSYSSSSSSSSYTWPMIMTSSSSLSHTIMETDNNIPRCDWDLSLSAVVSSASTGSDAIGTIEFDPTGEIIATGGIARKIRTYRLSSLLRSRDDHVTASESCICTPAKLSSLRWRPDLSGRVIGSGDYDGVVTEYDVEKQVPVFERDEHGGRRIGSMDYTLHNGSLIGASGSDDGTVQMWDPRNGGSLEEMVRPGGGAAVCSVEFDPFGGASLAVGCADRNAYVYDIRRLVDPLIVLDGHTKTVTYARFMDPHTIVTGSTDGSLKQWDINNGRRVVRTYRGHVNSRNFVGLSVWRHGGLVVSGSENNQVFVYDKRWEEPVWVCGLGQTDRFGSDRRFVSSVCLRQVDEDWCTLVAGGSDGVLEIFSGKRS, encoded by the coding sequence ATGGAGGCTTTGTTCTGCTCTGAGATACCAAATAACAACATCAGATCCTCCATTAACGATctctcttactcttcttcttcttcttcttcttcatatacaTGGCCAATGATCAtgacctcctcttcttctttatctcacACAATCATGGAAACAGATAACAACATTCCTAGATGCGACTGGGATCTTTCTCTCTCCGCCGTTGTTTCCTCTGCATCCACCGGATCAGACGCTATCGGAACAATCGAGTTCGACCCTACCGGAGAGATCATAGCTACAGGAGGTATCGCAAGAAAGATCAGAACGTACCGTTTGAGCTCTTTGTTAAGGTCACGTGACGATCACGTTACGGCTTCAGAGAGCTGTATATGCACGCCGGCGAAGCTAAGCAGTCTCAGATGGAGACCCGATTTATCCGGTCGGGTTATCGGATCGGGAGACTACGACGGGGTTGTCACGGAGTACGACGTCGAGAAACAAGTTCCTGTTTTCGAGAGAGACGAGCATGGAGGTAGAAGGATTGGGAGCATGGACTACACGCTACACAATGGCTCTCTTATAGGCGCGTCGGGCTCCGACGACGGAACGGTTCAAATGTGGGATCCACGTAACGGAGGGTCGTTGGAGGAAATGGTTAGGCCCGGAGGCGGCGCGGCGGTCTGTTCGGTAGAGTTTGATCCGTTCGGTGGAGCTTCCCTAGCCGTCGGATGTGCTGACCGGAATGCTTACGTGTACGACATCAGAAGACTCGTTGATCCTTTGATCGTATTAGACGGTCATACCAAAACGGTGACGTATGCTCGGTTCATGGATCCTCATACGATCGTCACCGGTTCGACCGACGGGAGCTTGAAGCAATGGGATATAAACAACGGACGGCGCGTGGTTCGAACGTACCGGGGGCATGTTAACAGCCGGAATTTTGTCGGGTTGTCGGTTTGGAGACATGGTGGTTTGGTCGTGTCCGGGTCCGAGAATAACCAAGTGTTTGTGTATGATAAGAGGTGGGAGGAACCGGTTTGGGTGTGTGGGTTGGGTCAAACAGACCGGTTTGGGTCTGACCGACGGTTTGTGAGCAGTGTGTGTTTGAGACAAGTGGATGAAGATTGGTGCACACTTGTGGCCGGAGGATCCGATGGGGTTTTAGAGATTTTCTCGGGCAAACGGAGCTAA
- the LOC104727253 gene encoding membrane steroid-binding protein 1, protein MALHLWQTLKEAIHAYTGLSPVVFFTALALAFAIYQVVSGWFASPFDDVRRHQRARSLAQEEEEPPIPPPVQVGEITEDELKQYDGSDPQKPLLMAIKHQIYDVTQSRMFYGPGGPYALFAGRDASRALAKMSFEEKDLTWDISGLGPFELEALQDWEYKFMSKYAKVGTVKVTGSEPETASVSEPVETGDRDAHKTTTPEKTVVEKSDEAPAESDLKKE, encoded by the exons atGGCACTACACCTATGGCAAACTCTCAAAGAAGCAATCCATGCTTACACAGGTCTCTCTCCTGTAGTCTTCTTCACCGCTCTCGCTCTCGCCTTCGCCATTTACCAAGTTGTCTCAGGCTGGTTCGCCTCACCGTTCGATGATGTTCGCCGACATCAGAGAGCTAGATCGTTGGctcaagaggaggaggagccaCCGATTCCTCCGCCTGTTCAAGTCGGTGAGATCACAGAGGATGAGCTTAAACAGTACGATGGCTCTGATCCTCAAAAGCCCCTTCTTATGGCTATCAAACATCAGATCTATGATGTGACACAAAGCAg GATGTTCTATGGACCAGGAGGACCATATGCTTTGTTTGCAGGGAGAGATGCTAGCCGAGCCCTTGCAAAGATGTCGTTTGAGGAGAAAGACTTGACTTGGGATATCTCTGGTCTTGGTCCTTTTGAGCTAGAAGCTCTTCAAGATTGGGAGTACAAGTTCATGAGCAAGTATGCCAAGGTTGGTACTGTGAAAGTGACCGGTTCAGAACCTGAAACCGCCTCTGTGTCTGAACCCGTAGAAACCGGTGATCGTGATGCTCATAAGACCACAACGCCTGAGAAGACTGTTGTGGAGAAGAGTGACGAGGCTCCTGCTGAGAGTGATTTGAAGAAAGAATAG